In Streptomyces nodosus, one DNA window encodes the following:
- a CDS encoding Uma2 family endonuclease, with translation MTPDRPDRSERPQMSVEDFEELVRRAPRELRNRLEFLGGRLCIRHGPLDVDEFEELAAAAPETVRLEYIKGKVEVKAMPDGNHREIFVWLAEQCMKHRPDLRLYPESGVRAEAYRKGRARADGALAPRGHFKGHGEWSGSEGILLAVEITSHDRDTDQRDRVDKPVGYATADIPIYLLIDRDNQTVVVFSDPKGGSYQQSASSPWGSPVELPAPVSFTLNTEELKDYAD, from the coding sequence ATGACCCCTGACCGCCCTGACCGCTCCGAACGCCCGCAGATGTCCGTCGAGGACTTCGAAGAACTCGTCCGCAGGGCTCCGAGGGAGCTCCGCAACCGGCTTGAGTTCCTGGGCGGAAGGCTGTGCATCCGGCACGGGCCGCTCGACGTCGACGAGTTCGAGGAGCTCGCCGCAGCGGCCCCCGAGACCGTCCGGCTGGAGTACATCAAGGGAAAAGTAGAGGTCAAGGCGATGCCGGACGGCAATCACCGGGAAATTTTCGTCTGGCTGGCGGAACAGTGCATGAAGCATCGCCCTGATCTCCGGCTCTACCCGGAGTCGGGCGTCAGGGCCGAGGCGTACCGGAAGGGCCGCGCCCGCGCGGACGGGGCGCTGGCGCCCCGGGGCCACTTCAAGGGGCACGGCGAGTGGTCAGGGTCCGAAGGCATCCTGCTGGCCGTCGAGATCACCTCGCACGACCGCGACACGGACCAGCGGGACCGGGTGGACAAGCCTGTCGGCTACGCAACGGCCGACATCCCGATCTACCTGCTCATCGACCGGGACAACCAGACGGTCGTCGTGTTCAGCGACCCGAAGGGAGGCAGCTATCAGCAGTCCGCCTCTTCCCCCTGGGGATCCCCGGTGGAACTACCCGCCCCCGTAAGCTTCACGCTGAACACCGAGGAGCTGAAGGATTACGCCGACTGA
- a CDS encoding helix-turn-helix domain-containing protein, giving the protein MPGPKDLDPSSSPRALLGAELRHAREKSGLSQEELGQRLFVSGSFIGQLEAGTRRMQPDFARMLDEALGTEDFFARNCTAAARSRYPEHFAEAAEAEARATAIREYVSLLIPGLLQTSAYARAVFRAYQPTAPQKQIDELVAARMERTHLLDDPTDPLLWTVFDEAALRRKVGGPEVMAEVLRHIAGLVRRNRAVVQVLPFDAGAHAAMEGAIKLMDFEDAPPLVYFEGVGTGRLEDDPAVVRHQKFTYELLTACALSPENSLALIEALAQDYSHEEHA; this is encoded by the coding sequence ATGCCAGGACCCAAGGACCTCGACCCCTCCTCGTCCCCCCGGGCCCTGCTGGGCGCCGAGCTGCGCCACGCCCGCGAGAAGTCCGGCCTGAGCCAGGAGGAGCTGGGCCAACGGCTCTTTGTGAGCGGGTCCTTCATCGGCCAGCTGGAGGCCGGGACCCGACGGATGCAGCCCGATTTCGCCCGGATGCTGGACGAGGCCCTGGGCACGGAGGACTTCTTCGCCCGCAACTGCACGGCGGCGGCCCGCTCCCGCTACCCGGAACACTTCGCGGAGGCAGCGGAGGCGGAGGCGCGGGCCACGGCCATCCGGGAGTACGTGTCCCTTCTGATTCCTGGACTGCTCCAGACCTCCGCCTATGCGCGGGCCGTCTTCCGCGCCTATCAGCCCACAGCACCACAGAAGCAGATCGACGAGTTGGTGGCGGCACGCATGGAGCGGACCCATCTCCTGGACGACCCAACAGATCCGTTGTTGTGGACGGTGTTTGACGAGGCGGCGCTGCGTCGGAAGGTTGGAGGACCGGAAGTGATGGCGGAGGTGCTGCGCCATATCGCGGGCCTGGTCCGCCGGAACCGGGCCGTCGTGCAGGTACTTCCGTTTGACGCGGGGGCGCACGCGGCGATGGAAGGCGCCATCAAATTGATGGACTTCGAGGACGCGCCTCCTCTCGTCTACTTCGAAGGGGTGGGCACCGGGCGCCTGGAGGATGATCCGGCCGTGGTCAGACACCAGAAGTTCACCTATGAACTCCTCACGGCCTGCGCCCTCTCCCCGGAGAACTCCCTGGCCCTCATCGAGGCGTTGGCGCAGGATTACTCCCATGAGGAGCATGCCTGA
- a CDS encoding helix-turn-helix transcriptional regulator has protein sequence MSTESDIREFLASRRAKITPQRAGLPAFGGNRRVPGLRREEVALLAGVSIDYYVRLERGHLGGASEEVLDSVANALQLDDAERAHLHDLARAAAKRPARRARRPRGPLPDSVVRVLNSMTDCPAFIRNGRLDVLATNQLGRALYGPLYTSGARRPVNLARFQFLDPAGRDFFPSWEESVNATVSLLRTEAGRAPGDSELTGLIGELVTRSDVFRTAWAKHNVRLHHSGRKAFHHPAIGEITLDFDALELPSQPGLTLTAYSAPPHTPDHDKLQLLSAWAATEATAPTSHPTMQQDH, from the coding sequence GTGAGCACCGAGAGCGACATCCGCGAGTTCCTGGCCTCCCGTCGCGCCAAGATCACCCCGCAGCGGGCGGGGCTGCCCGCCTTCGGCGGCAATCGGCGCGTGCCCGGCCTGCGCCGCGAGGAGGTCGCCCTGCTGGCCGGTGTCAGCATCGACTACTACGTGCGTCTGGAGCGCGGCCATCTGGGCGGCGCGTCCGAGGAGGTCCTCGACTCCGTCGCCAACGCCCTACAACTCGACGACGCCGAGCGGGCCCATCTCCATGATCTGGCCCGCGCCGCCGCCAAGCGCCCGGCCCGCCGCGCCAGGCGCCCGCGCGGGCCCCTGCCCGACAGCGTGGTGCGGGTACTGAACTCGATGACCGACTGCCCGGCCTTCATCCGCAACGGCCGTCTGGACGTCCTGGCCACCAACCAGCTCGGACGCGCGCTGTACGGCCCGCTCTACACGAGCGGCGCACGCCGGCCGGTCAACCTCGCCCGGTTCCAGTTCCTGGACCCCGCCGGACGGGACTTCTTCCCCAGCTGGGAGGAGTCGGTGAACGCCACCGTCTCCCTGCTGCGCACCGAGGCCGGCCGCGCTCCCGGGGACAGCGAGCTGACCGGGCTGATCGGTGAACTGGTCACCCGCAGCGATGTGTTCCGCACCGCCTGGGCCAAGCACAATGTGCGCCTCCACCACAGCGGCCGCAAGGCCTTCCACCACCCGGCCATCGGCGAGATCACCCTCGACTTCGACGCCCTGGAGCTCCCCTCCCAGCCCGGCCTGACCCTCACCGCCTACAGCGCCCCACCCCACACCCCCGACCACGACAAACTCCAGCTCCTGTCCGCTTGGGCAGCCACCGAGGCCACGGCCCCGACCAGCCACCCGACGATGCAACAGGACCACTGA
- the groL gene encoding chaperonin GroEL (60 kDa chaperone family; promotes refolding of misfolded polypeptides especially under stressful conditions; forms two stacked rings of heptamers to form a barrel-shaped 14mer; ends can be capped by GroES; misfolded proteins enter the barrel where they are refolded when GroES binds), with protein MAKIIAFDEEARRGLERGMNQLADAVKVTLGPKGRNVVLEKKWGAPTITNDGVSIAKEIELEDPYEKIGAELVKEVAKKTDDVAGDGTTTATVLAQALVREGLRNVAAGANPMALKRGIEKAVEAVSTALLEQAKDVETKEQIASTASISAADTQIGELIAEAMDKVGKEGVITVEESQTFGLELELTEGMRFDKGYISAYFATDMERMEAVLDDPYILIANSKISNVKDLLPLLEKVMQSGKPLLIIAEDVEGEALSTLVVNKIRGTFKSVAVKAPGFGDRRKAMLGDIAILTGGEVISEEVGLKLENATLDLLGRARKVVITKDETTIVDGSGSAEQVQGRVNQIRAEIENSDSDYDREKLQERLAKLAGGVAVIKAGAATEVELKERKHRIEDAVRNAKAAVEEGIVAGGGVALLQASQVFEKLELEGDEATGAAAVKLALEAPLKQIAVNAGLEGGVVVEKVRNLTPGHGLNAATGEYVDLVKEGIIDPAKVTRSALQNAASIAALFLTTEAVIADKPEKTAAPAGGGMPGGDMDF; from the coding sequence ATGGCCAAGATCATCGCGTTCGACGAGGAGGCGCGGCGTGGCCTCGAGCGCGGCATGAACCAGCTCGCGGACGCCGTCAAGGTGACCCTCGGCCCCAAGGGCCGCAACGTCGTCCTCGAGAAGAAGTGGGGAGCCCCCACGATCACCAACGATGGTGTGTCCATCGCCAAGGAGATCGAGCTCGAGGACCCGTACGAGAAGATCGGCGCCGAGCTGGTCAAGGAAGTCGCCAAGAAGACGGACGACGTCGCCGGTGACGGTACGACCACCGCGACCGTGCTCGCCCAGGCGCTGGTCCGCGAGGGCCTGCGCAACGTCGCCGCCGGTGCCAACCCGATGGCCCTGAAGCGCGGTATCGAGAAGGCCGTCGAGGCCGTCTCCACCGCCCTGCTGGAGCAGGCGAAGGACGTCGAGACCAAGGAGCAGATCGCCTCCACGGCCTCCATCTCCGCCGCCGACACCCAGATCGGCGAGCTGATCGCCGAGGCCATGGACAAGGTCGGCAAGGAAGGCGTCATCACCGTCGAGGAGTCGCAGACCTTCGGTCTCGAGCTCGAGCTCACCGAGGGCATGCGCTTCGACAAGGGCTACATCTCGGCGTACTTCGCCACCGACATGGAGCGTATGGAGGCCGTCCTCGACGACCCGTACATCCTGATCGCCAACTCCAAGATCTCCAACGTCAAGGACCTGCTCCCGCTCCTGGAGAAGGTCATGCAGTCGGGCAAGCCGCTGCTGATCATCGCCGAGGACGTCGAGGGCGAGGCCCTGTCGACCCTGGTCGTCAACAAGATCCGCGGCACCTTCAAGTCCGTCGCCGTCAAGGCCCCGGGCTTCGGCGACCGCCGCAAGGCCATGCTCGGCGACATCGCCATCCTCACGGGCGGCGAGGTCATCTCCGAGGAGGTCGGCCTCAAGCTGGAGAACGCGACCCTGGACCTCCTGGGCCGCGCCCGCAAGGTCGTCATCACCAAGGACGAGACGACCATCGTCGACGGCTCCGGCTCCGCCGAGCAGGTCCAGGGCCGGGTCAACCAGATCCGCGCCGAGATCGAGAACAGCGACTCCGACTACGACCGCGAGAAGCTCCAGGAGCGCCTCGCGAAGCTGGCCGGCGGCGTGGCCGTCATCAAGGCCGGTGCCGCCACCGAGGTGGAGCTCAAGGAGCGCAAGCACCGCATCGAGGACGCCGTCCGCAACGCCAAGGCGGCCGTCGAGGAGGGCATCGTCGCCGGTGGTGGCGTGGCCCTGCTCCAGGCCTCCCAGGTCTTCGAGAAGCTGGAGCTCGAGGGCGACGAGGCCACCGGTGCCGCCGCCGTCAAGCTGGCGCTCGAGGCCCCGCTGAAGCAGATCGCCGTCAACGCCGGCCTCGAGGGCGGTGTCGTGGTGGAGAAGGTGCGCAACCTGACCCCGGGCCACGGCCTGAACGCCGCGACCGGCGAGTACGTCGACCTGGTCAAGGAAGGCATCATCGACCCGGCGAAGGTGACCCGTTCCGCGCTGCAGAACGCCGCCTCCATCGCCGCGCTGTTCCTCACCACCGAGGCCGTCATCGCCGACAAGCCGGAGAAGACCGCCGCGCCTGCCGGTGGCGGCATGCCGGGCGGTGACATGGACTTCTGA
- the murQ gene encoding N-acetylmuramic acid 6-phosphate etherase, whose product MASSSHPRDLRAELETLTTEAFRPELAGIDRLETLEIATLMNGEDATVPTAVAARLPEIAAAIDAIAPRMARGGRLVYAGAGTAGRLGVLDASECPPTFNTDPSRVVGLIAGGPEAMVTSVEGAEDSGELAAADLDALGLTDRDTVVGVSASGRTPYAVGAVRHARALGALTVGLSCNAGSPLAAAADHGIEIVVGPELLTGSTRLKAGTAQKLVLNMLSTITMIRLGKTYGNLMVDVRASNDKLRARSRRIVALATGATDEEIERALTATGGEVKDAILTILAGVDGPTAARLLAENGGHLRAALDDTAHPTG is encoded by the coding sequence ATGGCCTCCTCCTCCCACCCCCGTGACCTCCGCGCCGAGCTGGAGACGCTGACCACCGAGGCGTTCCGGCCCGAACTGGCCGGGATCGACCGGCTGGAGACGCTGGAGATCGCGACGCTCATGAACGGCGAGGACGCGACCGTCCCGACCGCCGTGGCCGCCCGGCTCCCGGAGATCGCCGCCGCGATCGACGCCATCGCCCCCCGGATGGCCCGGGGCGGCCGGCTCGTCTACGCGGGCGCGGGCACCGCCGGGCGGCTCGGTGTGCTGGACGCCTCCGAGTGCCCGCCCACCTTCAACACCGACCCCTCCCGGGTGGTGGGCCTGATCGCGGGCGGCCCCGAGGCCATGGTGACCTCGGTGGAGGGCGCCGAGGACTCCGGGGAGCTGGCGGCGGCGGACCTGGACGCGCTGGGGCTGACGGACCGTGACACGGTGGTCGGCGTCTCGGCCTCGGGCCGCACCCCGTACGCGGTCGGCGCGGTGCGGCACGCCCGGGCGCTCGGCGCGCTCACGGTCGGCCTGTCCTGCAACGCGGGCAGCCCCCTCGCGGCCGCCGCCGACCACGGCATCGAGATCGTGGTCGGCCCCGAACTGCTGACCGGCTCGACCCGTCTGAAGGCGGGCACCGCGCAGAAGCTGGTCCTGAACATGCTGTCGACCATCACCATGATCCGGCTGGGCAAGACCTACGGAAATCTGATGGTCGACGTCCGCGCCTCCAACGACAAGCTGCGCGCCCGCTCCCGCCGCATCGTGGCCCTGGCCACCGGCGCGACGGACGAGGAGATCGAACGGGCCCTCACGGCCACCGGGGGCGAGGTCAAGGACGCGATCCTGACGATCCTCGCCGGAGTGGACGGACCGACGGCGGCCCGGCTCCTCGCGGAGAACGGCGGGCATCTGCGAGCCGCCCTGGACGACACGGCGCACCCGACCGGCTGA
- a CDS encoding cold-shock protein has product MAQGTVKWFNAEKGYGFIAVDGGADVFVHYSAIQMDGYRTLEEGQRVEFEISQGQKGPQADMVRVAG; this is encoded by the coding sequence ATGGCTCAGGGCACCGTCAAGTGGTTCAACGCGGAGAAGGGGTACGGCTTCATCGCGGTCGACGGTGGTGCGGATGTTTTCGTCCACTACAGCGCCATCCAGATGGACGGCTACCGCACCCTGGAGGAGGGCCAGCGGGTCGAGTTCGAGATCTCGCAGGGTCAGAAGGGGCCGCAGGCGGACATGGTCCGCGTGGCCGGCTGA
- a CDS encoding MFS transporter, whose product MSDALARPVGAEETAPRANVLVVVLAFGGIVVSLMQTLVIPIVPKLPTYLHASSSDTAWAVTATLLAAAVATPVMGRLGDMYGKRRMLLVGLFMLVAGSVTVALSDTLTPVIVGRALQGMASGVIPLGISIMRDELPAERLGSATAMMSASLGVGGALGLPAAAVIADNFNWHMLFWTSAALGVVAAVLVLMLVPESSVRSGGRFDLLGALGMAAGLVCLLLAISKGGDWGWGSGTTLGLFAAAVLILLLWGFFELRIEEPLVDLRSTARRQVLVTNLASVALGFGMFAMSLVIPQILQMPAATGYGLGKSLLTAGLVMAPSGLVMMATAPVSAAVSRAKGPKVTLMIGALIVAAGYGINIALMDQVWHFVLVSCVIGAGIGFTYGAMPALIMGAVPASETGAANSLNTLMRSIGTSTASAVAGVILARMTTDLGPLSLPSEAGFKTVLAIGAGAALLAFAVASFIPRRGPAADHPTPTTEADTREAADAKA is encoded by the coding sequence ATGTCCGACGCACTAGCCCGGCCCGTCGGAGCCGAAGAGACCGCGCCGAGAGCGAACGTCCTGGTCGTGGTCCTGGCCTTCGGCGGGATCGTCGTCTCGCTGATGCAGACGCTGGTCATCCCGATCGTCCCGAAGCTGCCGACCTATCTGCACGCCTCGTCGTCGGACACCGCCTGGGCCGTCACCGCGACCCTGCTCGCCGCCGCCGTGGCCACCCCGGTGATGGGCCGCCTCGGTGATATGTACGGCAAGCGCCGGATGCTGCTGGTGGGCCTGTTCATGCTGGTCGCCGGCTCGGTCACGGTGGCCCTGAGCGACACCCTCACCCCGGTGATCGTGGGACGCGCCCTCCAGGGCATGGCCTCCGGTGTCATCCCGCTCGGCATCAGCATCATGCGGGACGAACTGCCCGCCGAACGGCTGGGTTCGGCGACCGCGATGATGAGCGCCTCGCTCGGTGTCGGCGGCGCCCTGGGTCTGCCCGCCGCAGCGGTGATCGCCGACAACTTCAACTGGCACATGCTGTTCTGGACCTCGGCCGCGCTCGGCGTCGTCGCCGCCGTCCTGGTGCTGATGCTGGTGCCGGAGTCGTCGGTGCGCAGCGGTGGCCGGTTCGATCTGCTCGGCGCCCTCGGCATGGCCGCGGGTCTGGTCTGTCTGCTGCTGGCGATCTCCAAGGGCGGGGACTGGGGCTGGGGCAGCGGTACGACGCTCGGTCTGTTCGCCGCCGCCGTGCTGATCCTGCTGCTGTGGGGCTTCTTCGAACTGCGTATCGAGGAGCCGCTGGTGGACCTGCGCAGCACCGCCCGCCGTCAGGTGCTGGTCACCAACCTCGCCTCGGTGGCGCTCGGCTTCGGCATGTTCGCGATGTCCCTGGTGATCCCGCAGATCCTCCAGATGCCCGCGGCCACCGGCTACGGACTGGGCAAGTCGCTGCTGACGGCCGGTCTGGTCATGGCGCCCTCCGGCCTGGTGATGATGGCGACGGCGCCGGTCTCCGCCGCGGTCTCACGCGCCAAGGGCCCCAAGGTGACCCTGATGATCGGTGCGCTGATCGTGGCCGCCGGCTATGGCATCAACATCGCCCTGATGGACCAGGTCTGGCACTTCGTACTGGTCTCCTGTGTCATCGGCGCCGGTATCGGCTTCACCTACGGCGCGATGCCCGCCCTCATCATGGGTGCCGTGCCCGCCTCCGAGACCGGGGCCGCCAACAGCCTCAACACCCTGATGCGTTCGATCGGTACGTCGACCGCGAGCGCGGTGGCCGGTGTGATCCTCGCCCGTATGACCACCGACCTCGGTCCCCTCTCGCTGCCCTCGGAGGCCGGCTTCAAGACGGTCCTGGCCATCGGAGCCGGCGCCGCGCTCCTCGCCTTCGCCGTGGCGTCCTTCATCCCCCGCCGCGGCCCGGCCGCCGACCACCCCACCCCCACCACGGAAGCCGACACCCGCGAAGCCGCCGACGCCAAGGCGTAG
- a CDS encoding DUF397 domain-containing protein yields the protein MRSMPEYDLDAATWHKSSYSGGSGGNCLEVARWRKSTYSGGSGDNCLEVADGHPALVPVRDSKNPHGPKLVFRAEVWSAFLSDVKNAADTAP from the coding sequence ATGAGGAGCATGCCTGAGTACGACCTCGACGCGGCGACTTGGCACAAGTCCAGCTACAGCGGCGGGAGCGGCGGCAACTGCCTGGAAGTAGCCCGCTGGCGCAAGTCGACGTACAGCGGCGGTAGCGGTGACAACTGCCTGGAGGTGGCCGACGGCCACCCCGCCCTCGTCCCCGTCCGCGATTCCAAGAACCCCCACGGCCCGAAGCTCGTGTTCCGGGCGGAGGTCTGGTCGGCCTTCCTCTCGGACGTGAAGAACGCCGCCGACACGGCCCCTTGA
- a CDS encoding (R)-mandelonitrile lyase — protein MEHTTSTPTAKAPTERFTGDVYVNLIETPTEPARLAVGLVRFTPGARTNWHSHANGQILHITDGVGLVGTRDGQVVRVGAGETVRCPSGEEHWHGATDTRLMAHLAIVVGDGDGDGTTWLEPVTDAQYAAAGRDATQVRDLT, from the coding sequence ATGGAACACACCACCAGCACCCCGACCGCGAAGGCTCCCACCGAGCGCTTCACCGGCGACGTCTACGTCAACCTGATCGAAACCCCCACCGAGCCGGCCCGCCTGGCCGTCGGTCTGGTCCGCTTCACACCGGGGGCCCGGACCAACTGGCATTCCCACGCCAACGGCCAGATCCTCCACATCACCGACGGGGTCGGCCTCGTCGGCACCCGCGACGGCCAGGTGGTGCGCGTCGGTGCCGGTGAGACCGTCAGGTGCCCCTCCGGTGAGGAGCACTGGCACGGCGCCACCGACACCCGTCTCATGGCGCATCTCGCCATCGTGGTCGGGGACGGCGACGGTGACGGCACCACCTGGCTGGAGCCGGTCACCGACGCGCAGTACGCCGCTGCCGGGCGCGACGCCACGCAGGTCAGGGACCTGACGTAG
- a CDS encoding ubiquitin-like small modifier protein 1, whose product MSVNVRIPTILRPYTGGRAEVSADGATVAEVIADLEKNHAGIAARVLDDQGKLRRFVNVYVNDDDVRFEQGLQTATPDGAGISIIPAVAGG is encoded by the coding sequence ATGAGCGTCAACGTCCGCATTCCCACCATCCTGCGTCCCTACACCGGCGGCCGGGCCGAGGTGAGCGCCGACGGCGCCACCGTCGCGGAGGTCATCGCCGACCTGGAGAAGAACCACGCCGGCATCGCGGCCCGCGTCCTGGACGACCAGGGCAAGCTGCGCCGCTTCGTCAATGTGTACGTCAACGACGACGACGTCCGCTTCGAGCAGGGCCTTCAGACGGCGACGCCGGACGGCGCGGGGATCTCCATCATCCCGGCGGTCGCGGGCGGCTGA
- a CDS encoding SDR family oxidoreductase produces the protein MSKVFFITGAGRGLGADIARQALAAGHRVVATGRRPERVLHALGGAQDGLLATALDITDPEAAENAVRAAVDRFGQIDVLINNAANFYAGFFEELSERQVRAQIETNLFGPMNVTRAVLPVMRTRRAGHIITISSLAGVVGVDFCVAYAAAKFGVEGFMESLHHDVEPFGIRTTIVEPGFFRTELLVDASTTFADGSIDDYAERTAATQKHWRAMNGRQGGDPARLADALLKVVGLDQPPLRFVAGDDCLQAVEAKARELLAQVEASRELGSGLAHTDAA, from the coding sequence ATGAGCAAGGTCTTCTTCATCACCGGCGCCGGTCGAGGCCTGGGCGCGGACATCGCCCGGCAGGCCCTGGCCGCAGGCCACCGGGTCGTGGCCACGGGCCGTCGCCCCGAGCGTGTCCTTCACGCCCTCGGCGGCGCACAGGACGGGCTGCTGGCCACCGCGCTGGACATCACCGATCCCGAAGCCGCCGAGAACGCCGTGCGGGCGGCCGTCGACCGCTTCGGACAGATCGATGTGCTGATCAACAACGCGGCCAATTTCTACGCCGGATTCTTCGAGGAGCTGTCCGAGCGGCAGGTCCGCGCGCAGATCGAGACGAACCTGTTCGGACCCATGAACGTCACCCGCGCGGTGCTGCCCGTGATGCGCACCCGGCGCGCCGGGCACATCATCACCATCTCCTCCCTCGCCGGTGTCGTAGGGGTCGACTTCTGCGTCGCCTACGCCGCCGCCAAGTTCGGTGTCGAGGGCTTCATGGAGAGCCTGCACCACGATGTGGAGCCGTTCGGGATCCGCACCACGATCGTGGAGCCCGGCTTCTTCCGTACCGAACTGCTGGTCGACGCCTCCACCACATTCGCGGACGGCTCGATCGACGACTATGCCGAACGCACCGCCGCCACGCAGAAGCACTGGAGGGCGATGAACGGCCGGCAGGGCGGCGACCCTGCCAGGCTGGCCGACGCCCTGCTGAAGGTCGTCGGCCTCGATCAGCCGCCGCTGCGGTTCGTCGCCGGTGACGACTGCCTCCAGGCGGTCGAGGCCAAGGCCCGGGAGTTGCTCGCCCAGGTGGAAGCCTCACGCGAGCTGGGTTCCGGCCTCGCCCACACCGACGCCGCCTGA
- a CDS encoding PH domain-containing protein, which translates to MVNVDRHLADDEQLIHATRQHWTQMVGEFVVLVLVWIVAGALLWVIPSGKDWATVARYVVLAVAVAVSVWYWLRPLLIWRSIVYVVTTKRVSVRRGFLTKTGHSIPLTRVNDVEFKATLWERILHEGTLTVQSASEHGMLELKHVANPEGLQGLIYEAVENEQRSLQSGGAVPPPVG; encoded by the coding sequence ATGGTGAACGTGGACCGTCATCTGGCCGATGACGAGCAACTGATACACGCGACGCGCCAGCACTGGACCCAGATGGTGGGCGAGTTCGTCGTCCTGGTGCTCGTCTGGATCGTGGCGGGCGCGCTGCTGTGGGTGATTCCGTCCGGTAAGGACTGGGCCACCGTGGCCCGCTATGTGGTGCTGGCCGTCGCGGTGGCCGTCTCCGTCTGGTACTGGCTGCGGCCGCTGCTGATATGGCGCAGCATCGTGTACGTCGTCACGACGAAGCGGGTCTCCGTGCGCAGGGGCTTCCTGACGAAGACGGGGCACAGCATCCCGCTGACCCGGGTCAACGACGTGGAGTTCAAGGCCACTCTGTGGGAGCGCATCCTGCACGAGGGGACGCTGACCGTGCAGTCGGCCTCGGAGCACGGAATGCTCGAACTGAAGCATGTGGCGAACCCGGAGGGCCTCCAGGGCCTGATCTACGAGGCGGTGGAGAACGAGCAGCGCAGCCTCCAGTCGGGCGGCGCGGTCCCGCCCCCCGTCGGCTGA